A DNA window from Ancylothrix sp. D3o contains the following coding sequences:
- a CDS encoding DUF4262 domain-containing protein, with the protein MSTNNIFYLTVAAGNYEYATDILSDYMRTAGYTAALDLVESIQEHPAFSVRKNYEKTIEAGVFLKAQLQLNPPILQIIANNVLTRGYHLINVLGDARKEQPTVTYTVGLFHTFHHPEIVMFGVPRELSNVVLDTLIKNWVIEQKQGFIVGETYRGLTSSPAEFTIIPQNLVDSHLTACRWFYSNKKFPVLECIWGMKSAKLPKLS; encoded by the coding sequence ATGTCTACCAACAACATTTTCTATCTGACAGTTGCAGCAGGCAACTATGAATACGCTACCGATATTCTCTCTGACTACATGAGGACTGCTGGTTATACCGCAGCCCTAGATTTAGTTGAAAGTATCCAGGAACATCCAGCCTTTTCTGTAAGGAAGAATTACGAGAAAACCATTGAGGCCGGTGTTTTCCTGAAAGCCCAACTTCAATTAAATCCCCCCATCCTCCAAATAATCGCTAATAACGTATTAACGCGAGGGTATCACTTAATCAATGTATTAGGGGATGCCAGGAAAGAACAGCCGACTGTTACTTACACCGTTGGTTTATTCCATACTTTCCATCACCCTGAGATAGTAATGTTTGGCGTGCCACGAGAACTATCTAATGTCGTTCTCGATACCTTGATAAAGAATTGGGTGATAGAGCAGAAGCAAGGTTTCATAGTCGGTGAAACTTACAGAGGTTTAACCAGTAGTCCGGCAGAATTCACAATAATTCCCCAAAACTTAGTAGACAGCCATCTCACCGCTTGTCGGTGGTTTTACTCAAACAAAAAATTCCCAGTATTGGAATGTATCTGGGGAATGAAATCAGCCAAACTGCCAAAGCTTTCCTAA